In bacterium, the sequence ATGTCGACTGTGGATACAAAATAGCCAATCGACCAAATACCTGGGACTCCCCAATATACTTTGTCCAAATGGGGAAACTTCTCCCGCAACTTTCGCCCGGTGTTGGATTTGATCATGTTCACCACCTGACATACTGGATACTTCGGTGGAATCGAAACAAACATATGTATATGATCAATGTCCGTGTTTACTTCCAATATCTCAATCTCTGGATGGACACGGCTAACCTGAAGCACCACCTTGCGAAGATACTCTCCAACACCGGACTTCAGTATCTTCCTGCGGTATTTGGTCGATATGACTATGTGGTAACCCGTGTAGTAGACTGCATGCGCTTGTTTGCGATACTCCATCCACGTATTCTAACCGAAGACAGCGGGCACTTCCATCTACGGGCTTACGCCCGCAGAATTACGAATGAGTATTAAACAGGAAGCTATAGGAGCAAGCGTTGTTTGAGGTTTGAGATTTGAGATTTGAGATCCTCCTATCGCGCGACGACAAACGCGCGGTTGAATTCCCCGGACCTGAGCAATTGGTCCCGGAACCGTTCTGCCTCTTCACGGGTGGTAAATTTACCCACCCGTACTCTGAAAAAGTTCATGTCCCCCCGTTCGAAAAGAGACAGATCGGCCGCACCATGTTCATCCATCATGCGGCGCACCAGCCCTTCGGCGTTTTCCTTTACTGTGAAAGCTCCAACCTGGACTGAAAATTCACCCGCATTGTAATCTAATCGGGGTCGCAGGGTAATTTCGTCAGTTTTTCCCTGGAGAATTTCTTCCCCCAGGGCTGTGACTACAACAGGTGCCACTCCTTCGTTCAACATGTCGAGCTGTCGGGCGGCTGCCCTTGAA encodes:
- the tnpA gene encoding IS200/IS605 family transposase, translated to MEYRKQAHAVYYTGYHIVISTKYRRKILKSGVGEYLRKVVLQVSRVHPEIEILEVNTDIDHIHMFVSIPPKYPVCQVVNMIKSNTGRKLREKFPHLDKVYWGVPGIWSIGYFVSTVDINEATIRNYVRMQGEEDSGQAKLGL